Proteins co-encoded in one Xiphophorus couchianus chromosome 3, X_couchianus-1.0, whole genome shotgun sequence genomic window:
- the si:dkey-11p23.7 gene encoding sialic acid-binding Ig-like lectin 15 → MDAPWVGRFLVLLLAAAAGFSAAAGGSGDDGWSMEVQAEVRGMDGYPVVLPCTFSHPQHSQHSLLQVMWRLGHGSAAAVLYRCTSRPGAAACEPDPQQDQRYRLEGNPREHDLSLRINGATLQDNGRYYCRVEVQGREHVSFENKMGTRLRVEAPPKILAVSVEGGGPAGFTAVCQVQGSPLPDIQWLGPDDPLEGSSPAPVLGSTGRYRTVSQLRDVQPGQRYICSASNPLGREQAALFVLRPRPSPPAAGSPPLLLLLAATLGTKLVLLVGVGAWMVQGGALRGVGCWRK, encoded by the exons ATGGACGCTCCGTGGGTCGGACgctttctggttctgctgctggcgGCCGCCGCAG GTTTCTCCGCTGCAGCTGGCGGCTCCGGGGACGACGGCTGGTCCATGGAGGTCCAGGCGGAGGTCCGGGGGATGGACGGCTACCCGGTGGTGCTGCCCTGCACCTTCAGCCACCCGCAGCATTCCCAGCATTCCTTGCTGCAGGTGATGTGGCGGCTGGGCCACGGGTCGGCCGCCGCCGTCCTGTACCGCTGCACCAGCCGGCCCGGCGCCGCGGCCTGCGAACCCGACCCGCAGCAGGACCAGCGGTACCGCCTGGAAGGCAACCCGAGGGAGCACGACCTGTCGTTGCGCATCAACGGCGCCACCCTGCAGGACAACGGCCGGTACTACTGCAGAGTGGAGGTTCAGGGGCGAGAACACGTCAGCTTTGAGAATAAAATGGGGACCAGGCTGCGAGTGGAAG ctcctccaaagatCCTGGCCGTGTCGGTGGAGGGCGGCGGTCCGGCCGGGTTTACCGCCGTGTGCCAGGTCCAGGGCTCGCCGCTGCCGGACATCCAGTGGCTCGGCCCGGACGACCCGCTAGAGGGCTCCTCGCCGGCGCCGGTTCTGGGCTCAACGGGCCGGTACCGAACCGTCAGCCAGCTGAGGGACGTCCAGCCAGGTCAGCGCTACATCTGCAGCGCCTCCAACCCGCTGGGCCGGGAGCAGGCCGCCCTATTCGTCCTGCGGCCCCGCCCGTCGCCGCCGGCAGCCGGgtcgccgccgctgctgctgctgctggcggcGACTCTGGGCACCaagctggttctgctggtgggCGTCGGGGCGTGGATGGTGCAGGGAGGGGCTCTGCGGGGCGTCGGCTGCTGGAGGAAGTGA